In Uranotaenia lowii strain MFRU-FL chromosome 2, ASM2978415v1, whole genome shotgun sequence, one genomic interval encodes:
- the LOC129747558 gene encoding uncharacterized protein LOC129747558 — protein MSIYDPLGLVATFVIHGKILIQDVWRTKTGWDEKVPTNIQDQWRLWLAVLSKLEGVQINRCYFPGYTITSLDNIQLHIFVDASEKAYAAVAYFRIVDRGTIRCTLVSSKTKVAPLELHSMPRMELLAAVIGARLKKTIIQEHSLHIAKTFMWSDSSTVLSWIRSDVRRYRQYVAFRVNEILNLTTIDEWNWVPTRLNVADEATKWGKGPSFNCDSRWFNAPEYLYTPEGEWPIQERLEPVSEVVQELRPAFVNTHVKKEPLIDLHRFSKWERLLRSIAYVHCFLEFIPQRKRLGTLPKTKLTSEHIKKAERTLWRLAQMDGFPDEVAVFKHNQRTSISTKWPLDKSSSIFNLSPIMDELEVIRQDGRMQAARWMSQDAKYPIILPRNHRITYLLIDWYHRQYRHANEETVVNEIRQRFRVPRLRVQLQLTKKACMWCRVYKSTPKVPRMGPLPRVRLTPLVRPFTFTGIDYFGPYLIKVGRSAVKRWAVLFTCLTVRAIHLEVAASLTTDSCKKAIRRFIARRGAPEEIYSDHGTNFQGARRELREEIKKLNEVLGSTFTDARTQWFFIPPAAPHMGGCWERMVRSVKTALAAIPINDKLDDESLMTFMAEAEHMINSRPLTFIPIRTECEESLTPNHFLMLGSKGVKQGIKEHVEMGKALRGSWNLIQSTLQIFWKKWTVSYLPTITRRTKWFENVRPIQQGELVVLVDENIRNRWLRGRVMQTYPGPDGVARQADILTSKGILKNRPFTKLALLDVGVHAAEPEIQTT, from the coding sequence ATGAGTATATACGATCCCCTTGGACTGGTTGCAACCTTTGTGATACACGGTAAGATCCTGATTCAGGATGTGTGGCGAACAAAAACTGGTTGGGACGAGAAGGTGCctacaaatattcaagatcaaTGGCGATTGTGGTTGGCTGTTCTTAGTAAATTAGAGGGAGTTCAGATTAATAGATGTTATTTTCCTGGCTACACCATCACTAGTTTGGACAATATTCAGCtccacattttcgtagatgccAGTGAAAAAGCTTACGCGGCCGTGGCTTACTTCAGAATTGTAGATCGAGGAACAATCCGTTGCACTTTAGTGTCATCCAAAACAAAAGTGGCACCATTGGAACTTCACTCTATGCCCCGTATGGAGTTGTTGGCTGCCGTCATTGGGGCACGTTTGAAGAAAACTATCATTCAAGAACATTCTCTGCACATAGCCAAAACATTCATGTGGAGCGACTCATCAACCGTACTCTCCTGGATCAGATCCGATGTCCGACGATATCGACAATATGTGGCCTTTCGAGTGAATGAAATCTTGAATTTGACGACTATCGACGAATGGAACTGGGTTCCAACTCGCTTGAATGTAGCAGACGAAGCAACTAAGTGGGGGAAGGGCCCTTCATTCAACTGTGACAGCCGTTGGTTCAACGCCCCTGAATATCTATACACACCGGAAGGAGAATGGCCTATTCAAGAACGTTTAGAACCTGTAAGTGAAGTGGTACAAGAGCTACGCCCGGCCTTTGTCAACACCCATGTTAAAAAGGAACCATTAATCGACCTTCATCGCTTTTCCAAATGGGAACGCCTTTTGAGAAGCATTGCTTACGTTCATTGTTTCCTCGAGTTCATTCCTCAGCGTAAACGACTTGGAACCCTACCAAAAACCAAGTTAACTAGCGAACATATCAAGAAAGCAGAACGCACTCTTTGGCGACTAGCTCAAATGGATGGATTTCCAGATGAAGTAGCTGTATTCAAACATAATCAACGAACAAGCATTTCCACGAAGTGGCCTTTAGATAAATCCAGTTCTATCTTCAACCTGAGCCCAATAATGGACGAACTCGAAGTAATCAGACAGGACGGTCGAATGCAAGCAGCGCGCTGGATGTCCCAAGATGCTAAGTACCCAATTATACTCCCAAGGAACCATCGcatcacttacttacttatagATTGGTATCACCGCCAATATCGACACGCCAACGAAGAGACAGTGGTGAACGAAATAAGGCAGAGGTTCCGTGTACCCAGGCTGAGAGTCCAACTGCAACTTACGAAGAAAGCTTGTATGTGGTGTCGTGTATACAAATCAACCCCAAAAGTTCCAAGAATGGGGCCGCTGCCACGAGTGCGTTTAACACCTTTAGTACGTCCCTTCACGTTCACAGGGATCGACTATTTCGGGCCTTACCTTATCAAAGTCGGCAGATCGGCAGTGAAACGATGGGCAGTTCTTTTCACATGCCTCACAGTTCGAGCCATACACTTGGAGGTAGCTGCGTCCCTTACTACTGATTCATGCAAGAAAGCCATCCGAAGATTTATAGCTAGAAGAGGAGCTCCAGAAGAAATTTATTCCGATCACGGGACGAACTTCCAGGGCGCCAGACGTGAATTAAGAGAGGAGATAAAAAAGCTGAATGAAGTTCTCGGTAGTACGTTTACGGATGCACGAACGCAGTGGTTTTTTATTCCCCCGGCAGCACCTCATATGGGAGGTTGCTGGGAGAGAATGGTTCGTTCGGTGAAAACAGCATTGGCAGCTATTCCTATAAATGATAAACTAGACGATGAGTCGCTAATGACATTCATGGCTGAGGCCGAGCACATGATCAATTCGAGGCCACTTACATTCATCCCAATCAGGACAGAGTGTGAAGAATCTCTAACGccaaaccattttttgatgTTGGGTTCAAAGGGCGTTAAGCAAGGTATTAAAGAACACGTTGAAATGGGCAAAGCACTTAGGGGGAGTTGGAACTTAATACAATCtactttacaaattttttggaaaaaatggaccGTCAGTTACTTACCTACTATAACCAGGAGaacaaaatggtttgaaaatgtTCGTCCTATTCAACAAGGTGAATTAGTGGTTTTAGTAGATGAAAATATCCGTAACCGATGGCTAAGGGGTCGAGTTATGCAAACGTATCCTGGACCAGATGGCGTTGCTAGGCAAGCAGATATACTGACAAGCAAGGGAATTTTGAAGAATCGTCCGTTCACGAAACTTGCACTACTGGATGTTGGAGTACATGCCGCTGAACCAGAAATCCAGACGACATGA